The DNA region gtcatttttatttccaacaaaatgattattattattctgatggttgatatattttatatctgtttcattttttttctttatattattatcaaaaatatttaaaatgttaatttttcttcttttcCCATTTTCTTCTAAGTTAAATAAATTGAATCCACCAACACTTATGTCGTCTTTTTCATCTTCcacattttttatattcgATTGATAATCGTAAATATTTGGTGTCAAGcattctttttttaattcgTTATTAAATTCACATTCTATTTTTGCTTTTTTTCTGTTACAACATTTATCattatgaagaaaatatcttttc from Plasmodium gaboni strain SY75 chromosome 14, whole genome shotgun sequence includes:
- a CDS encoding hypothetical protein (conserved Plasmodium protein, unknown function), with the translated sequence MKRYFLHNDKCCNRKKAKIECEFNNELKKECLTPNIYDYQSNIKNVEDEKDDISVGGFNLFNLEENGKRRKINILNIFDNNIKKKNETDIKYINHQNNNNHFVGNKNDEKVSQYNDYDTRNENFNYYMNEHIHHKNIYKSKDKFDNDNFSYDKMEYVGKEKWTSIKNKYYIKINNLLKDMHMIKLARNNDKMKM